A region from the Deinococcus radiotolerans genome encodes:
- the efp gene encoding elongation factor P, with the protein MISVTELRNGTKVEMDGGLWECLEYSHLKMGRGGAKVVTKFRNMETGSIVDRTFNSGEKLQDIYVEGKKMQYLYPDGEDFVFMDLDTFDQITLGKGLVSDAAKFMKENTEVEVAMYGEKPLSITLPNQVILKIVQTDPGVRGDTVSGGTKPATLETGAVVQVPLFVEQDTNVKVDTRTGQYLSRA; encoded by the coding sequence ATGATCAGTGTGACTGAACTGCGCAACGGCACGAAAGTGGAAATGGACGGCGGCCTGTGGGAATGCCTGGAGTACTCGCATCTGAAGATGGGCCGCGGCGGCGCGAAGGTCGTCACGAAGTTCCGCAACATGGAAACCGGCAGCATCGTGGACCGCACCTTCAACAGCGGTGAGAAGCTGCAGGACATCTACGTGGAAGGCAAGAAGATGCAGTACCTCTACCCCGACGGTGAGGACTTCGTGTTCATGGACCTGGACACCTTCGACCAGATCACGCTGGGCAAGGGCCTGGTGAGTGACGCGGCGAAGTTCATGAAGGAGAACACTGAGGTGGAAGTCGCGATGTACGGCGAGAAGCCCCTGAGCATCACGCTGCCTAACCAGGTGATCCTGAAGATCGTGCAGACCGACCCCGGCGTGCGCGGCGACACGGTGTCGGGCGGCACGAAGCCCGCCACGCTGGAAACTGGCGCTGTGGTGCAGGTGCCCCTGTTCGTGGAGCAGGACACGAACGTGAAGGTGGACACCCGCACGGGTCAGTACCTCAGCCGCGCGTAA
- the accB gene encoding acetyl-CoA carboxylase biotin carboxyl carrier protein, translated as MNPNDLKQILDALTYADVREFSLRTGSFDLSLKRGPQAFAAPMPAPGPAPLAAPMPMGAPAFAPMPAPSLPAPQAEASAPAAPAQAAPTPTPAAEAPAEKPASKGTPVKAPIVGTFYSASSPDAPAYVKVGDTVQAGQVLCIIEAMKLMNEIEAEQGGTVREILVKNAEPVEYGQTLFIIE; from the coding sequence ATGAACCCGAACGACCTGAAACAGATTCTCGATGCCCTCACGTACGCCGACGTGCGTGAATTCAGCCTGCGCACCGGCAGCTTCGACCTGAGCCTCAAGCGCGGCCCGCAGGCCTTCGCCGCGCCCATGCCCGCCCCCGGCCCTGCCCCGCTCGCGGCCCCCATGCCCATGGGTGCGCCCGCATTCGCACCCATGCCCGCCCCCAGCCTGCCCGCACCCCAGGCCGAGGCCAGCGCCCCCGCCGCGCCCGCGCAGGCCGCGCCCACCCCGACGCCCGCCGCAGAAGCGCCCGCCGAGAAACCTGCCAGCAAGGGCACGCCCGTCAAGGCACCCATCGTGGGCACCTTCTACTCCGCGAGCAGCCCGGACGCGCCCGCCTACGTGAAGGTCGGCGACACCGTACAGGCCGGGCAGGTGCTGTGCATCATCGAGGCGATGAAGCTCATGAACGAGATCGAGGCCGAACAGGGCGGCACCGTGCGCGAGATCCTCGTGAAGAACGCCGAACCTGTCGAATACGGCCAGACGCTCTTCATCATCGAGTAA